The Arenicella xantha genome contains a region encoding:
- a CDS encoding DsrE family protein gives MRYLGFICLLLTCLNSAVASEKSFSKGPVFSEYGENVVIDDGLPDAQKQHFKVVFDVAKGAEEGAVNRQFNSVARFINMHVRAGVPKENIDVALVVHGKASFDVLRDSEFNDKFERPNASADLVAKLMANGVTVYLCGQSASHLGVEKKSLIDGVHMSLSAMTANALLQQQGYTLNPF, from the coding sequence ATGCGCTATCTAGGCTTTATCTGTTTGTTATTGACGTGCTTGAATAGCGCGGTAGCGAGTGAGAAATCATTTTCTAAAGGTCCTGTGTTTTCAGAGTATGGGGAGAATGTTGTCATCGACGATGGCTTGCCTGATGCTCAGAAGCAACATTTTAAAGTCGTGTTCGATGTGGCGAAAGGCGCGGAAGAGGGCGCCGTGAATCGTCAATTTAATAGTGTAGCGCGCTTTATTAATATGCATGTGCGAGCAGGGGTTCCAAAAGAGAATATTGATGTCGCGCTGGTGGTGCACGGAAAAGCATCATTTGACGTCTTACGTGACAGTGAGTTCAACGATAAGTTTGAACGACCAAATGCTAGTGCGGACCTAGTCGCTAAGCTCATGGCGAACGGTGTGACGGTCTATTTATGCGGTCAATCGGCGAGCCATTTAGGTGTAGAGAAAAAGTCTCTTATTGACGGTGTGCATATGTCGTTGTCGGCAATGACCGCCAACGCACTATTGCAGCAACAAGGTTACACGTTAAACCCGTTTTAA
- a CDS encoding C25 family cysteine peptidase, whose translation MNFFLRVVCTVSLTMLSIVPAEAMICSTNPNTAIPDGSGSASPGAVASVTIEVPAAYSNAITDLDFLLQINHSYVGDIIATLQSPAGTTVTLVNRPGVPASTFGCSGNNIDVTLDDEAGSLVENQCAGAVPTISGTHRPAGTLSSFDGQTPAGTWTLRVTDNAGQDTGTIIPSGVCLDLTTVPVALSSFETKVRGQKLISKWQTSSEAFNLGFDLWGEIDNEWVQLNSRLIASQEFDSTEPQNYRKRVSINELDGELTAVGISSISSSGQEEFFGPFELGERYGEETVPRRIDWAAQRARYDAAMSNAGYSKINGRWLRITKQRAARASRLNQRFPSLMMEVTKPGIYRVSYESLFQAGFDLAGMPVKLMAIQHNGRPVPRLVNTPNGRARFGPDSDVVFYVTELDSEAARYNDHSRYTLALEPAKVLAAPVIASSNITGDDATQTHLESIRIGEPNSYSFILPGDQPWFDSPVQAYRQIGTKVIPFELPDYAIIDQGAVFELDLLGGIDFPRRDTNGDGELEPHHHFRVYLNRDEFPAPIYEGFGNGFDPIAVSFSNTEQLRAGHNTIEFELIPDNGLNLDAAYFIGATIRYHAPNTAGSTGQHYQFKHNDKPVKISGVPSQQFALFRTDEHGNFAKLKPGQDNADTMTVELMSSAELQTTPSLWVMSSSDYLSPRTIFQPEPVDQDALNLADIDYVVIADPSLIGDTLSRFVDAQIEMGRRTKVVSSHAIFNRYTSGLPEPKAIAQYLKAQSYISPYQYVLLVGGHTYNYRGYNTNAQTQPMNLIPSFYRAGEGMVRQIPTAVPFVDFDADGAPDRAIGRWPVRDLAQLNNVVTKTLNWHAEGSHKSSQSALSIASAKEQFNQFTGSSDRVINALGNTINPWAKISRVYMDDINIDDNVPAGNKINEARNRLVDAINQGTALTVFNGHGSPTSWGNQSLMTSNVAQRLTNTETPTMMIPLACYTTYYETPSVQSLAELLLTDSPAGAVALVSPALLSRPLDNENFAKRLLQEMTSNGEDLGSAVLITKRATHANGGRHQSVVYNWTTLADPTLSFGLPKVSLPPVVDQPKTQ comes from the coding sequence ATGAATTTTTTCCTAAGAGTAGTATGTACGGTTTCGCTGACTATGCTCAGCATAGTTCCTGCCGAAGCAATGATATGCTCGACGAACCCTAACACCGCCATCCCAGACGGGTCTGGTTCAGCCTCACCAGGCGCAGTAGCATCAGTTACCATTGAGGTACCAGCGGCTTACAGCAATGCGATCACTGATCTGGATTTTTTACTGCAAATCAACCACAGTTATGTGGGCGATATAATAGCAACACTACAAAGCCCTGCCGGCACAACGGTTACGCTAGTCAATCGCCCTGGCGTTCCCGCCTCGACCTTCGGTTGTAGCGGCAATAATATTGATGTAACACTCGACGACGAAGCTGGAAGCTTAGTTGAGAATCAATGCGCAGGAGCCGTACCAACCATTTCTGGAACGCACCGACCGGCCGGCACGTTAAGTAGTTTTGACGGACAAACCCCTGCCGGAACATGGACCCTGCGCGTGACCGATAATGCGGGCCAAGACACCGGCACCATCATACCGTCCGGCGTCTGCCTCGACTTAACAACAGTTCCGGTTGCATTGAGCAGCTTCGAAACAAAAGTTCGCGGGCAGAAACTGATCAGCAAATGGCAAACTTCAAGCGAAGCGTTTAATTTGGGGTTTGATCTTTGGGGCGAGATTGATAATGAATGGGTACAACTCAATTCCCGGCTTATTGCTAGCCAAGAGTTTGATTCGACCGAACCGCAAAACTACCGAAAACGGGTTTCAATAAACGAGTTAGATGGAGAGCTAACCGCCGTCGGCATCTCATCCATTTCAAGTTCAGGCCAAGAAGAGTTTTTTGGGCCTTTCGAGTTGGGCGAGCGATACGGCGAAGAAACGGTGCCACGTAGAATCGACTGGGCGGCGCAACGCGCTCGCTACGATGCGGCGATGTCGAACGCTGGTTACAGTAAAATCAATGGCCGCTGGTTGCGAATTACTAAACAGCGTGCGGCGCGGGCATCAAGACTGAATCAGCGCTTTCCGTCGCTGATGATGGAAGTTACTAAGCCTGGTATTTATCGCGTAAGCTATGAATCACTATTCCAAGCAGGGTTTGACCTAGCCGGCATGCCGGTAAAGCTAATGGCGATACAGCACAATGGCAGACCTGTGCCTAGACTAGTCAACACACCGAATGGACGAGCGCGTTTTGGACCAGACTCCGATGTGGTATTTTACGTCACAGAGCTAGATTCTGAAGCGGCACGTTATAACGACCACAGCCGATATACGCTCGCTCTAGAGCCTGCCAAAGTTCTCGCCGCGCCGGTTATTGCATCATCGAATATCACCGGCGATGACGCTACCCAAACGCATCTTGAAAGCATTCGTATTGGCGAGCCAAACTCCTATTCGTTTATTCTGCCTGGCGACCAACCGTGGTTCGATAGCCCAGTTCAAGCCTATCGCCAGATTGGCACAAAGGTAATCCCCTTTGAACTCCCAGACTACGCAATAATTGACCAAGGCGCAGTTTTCGAGCTCGACTTATTGGGCGGCATCGACTTCCCGCGACGCGACACCAATGGTGACGGCGAGCTAGAGCCCCATCACCACTTTCGTGTATATCTAAATCGTGACGAATTCCCGGCGCCAATTTACGAAGGTTTTGGCAACGGCTTTGACCCGATCGCAGTGAGCTTTTCCAACACAGAACAATTGCGTGCTGGCCACAACACCATCGAGTTTGAACTAATTCCCGATAATGGCCTAAATCTAGACGCGGCTTATTTCATTGGGGCAACCATTCGCTACCACGCCCCCAACACGGCAGGATCCACTGGCCAACACTATCAGTTTAAGCACAACGATAAGCCGGTTAAGATAAGCGGTGTGCCATCACAACAGTTTGCGCTGTTTCGCACCGATGAACACGGTAACTTTGCGAAACTAAAGCCCGGCCAAGATAACGCTGACACAATGACCGTAGAATTGATGAGTTCTGCAGAGCTTCAAACAACCCCATCACTTTGGGTAATGAGTTCCAGTGATTATTTAAGCCCCAGAACTATCTTTCAACCGGAGCCGGTCGACCAAGATGCCTTGAACCTGGCGGATATTGACTATGTTGTCATCGCTGACCCATCACTCATAGGTGACACACTGTCACGCTTTGTTGACGCACAAATTGAAATGGGCAGGCGCACCAAGGTCGTTAGCAGCCACGCTATCTTCAATCGTTATACGAGCGGTCTGCCTGAGCCCAAGGCGATTGCTCAATATTTGAAAGCGCAATCATACATATCGCCTTATCAATACGTGCTGCTGGTCGGCGGCCATACCTACAACTATCGAGGTTACAATACTAACGCGCAGACCCAACCGATGAACCTGATTCCGAGCTTCTATCGAGCCGGTGAAGGCATGGTACGACAGATTCCGACGGCTGTTCCATTTGTAGATTTTGATGCCGATGGCGCTCCAGACCGAGCAATTGGGCGCTGGCCTGTACGGGACTTGGCCCAACTTAATAATGTAGTCACCAAAACTCTTAACTGGCATGCCGAGGGCAGCCATAAGAGTAGCCAGTCAGCCCTATCCATTGCTAGTGCCAAAGAGCAATTCAACCAATTCACTGGCTCCAGCGATCGCGTTATTAACGCACTAGGCAACACTATCAACCCATGGGCCAAAATTTCACGGGTATACATGGATGACATTAATATTGACGACAACGTGCCCGCAGGTAATAAAATCAATGAAGCACGCAACCGATTAGTTGACGCGATTAACCAAGGCACCGCCCTCACGGTGTTTAACGGCCATGGGTCACCTACGTCGTGGGGCAATCAAAGCTTGATGACGTCCAATGTTGCTCAACGGCTAACCAATACCGAAACACCAACCATGATGATTCCGTTAGCCTGCTACACCACCTACTACGAGACACCGTCAGTACAATCATTAGCCGAACTGCTACTCACCGATAGTCCAGCTGGTGCAGTGGCGCTGGTATCACCAGCTCTACTAAGTAGACCTCTCGACAATGAGAATTTTGCCAAGCGATTATTGCAAGAAATGACAAGCAACGGGGAAGACCTCGGTTCCGCTGTGTTAATCACCAAACGCGCAACGCACGCAAATGGTGGTCGACACCAATCGGTAGTCTACAACTGGACAACCCTAGCAGACCCGACACTGAGCTTTGGCTTGCCTAAGGTCAGCTTGCCGCCGGTGGTCGACCAACCCAAAACGCAATAA